GAAGGCCGGTTTCGGCAACCGGCTTTTTCATCTCATCGGTGGCCCAGCGGACATAGGACTTGACGGCCTGGGCGTCATCGCCCGCCACGGCAAAGCGGTAGCTGGTGCGGCTGGCCGGCTGGATCAGGCCGGTGGCCGCCACGTCCGCCTCGTTGACCATCACGCGCGGCGAAAAGCTCATGAAGCCGGCGCCCCGGTCGGGCTCCTGCACGATCACGCGGGTGACCCTGAAACTGGCGTCGCCCATCAGCAGCGGCTGGCCGAGCTTCAGCCCGAGCGCATCGAGCAGCGAGGCATCGGCCCAGGCGGTGCCGGGCGCGGGAATATCGCGGGTCGGCTGCGCGGTGCTTTCATCCAGGCTGTCAGCCACCTTCATGCTGCCGCGCAAAGGGTAGCCTTCGGGAACGGCCTTGAAGGCGACCAGCTTGCTGGCGCCGCCGTCCTCGTCGCGCGCCCGGGCCATGGTCGGAAAGGTGACGGTCGAGATGGCCGTCAGGCCGAGCGTCCGGGCTTTTTCAAGGAAGGCCGGCGCAATCGGGCCGTCGCTGCGGATGACCGCATCGCCGCCCAGCAGTTGCAGGGCGTCGCGCTTGAGCCCGCCATTGAGCCGGTCGGCAAAAAATCCGACCGCCGTGAGCGAGGCCACCGCCAGCGTGACCGCCACCATCAGCAGCCGCAACTCGCCGGCGCGCAGGTCGCGCAGCAGGGTTTTCCAGCCGAGCTTGAGAAAAAGAGTGTTCATGGGGCGTGACCTTAGCGCAGAAACGATAACGGGTGCGCAGTGAAGGGTTGCTGTGGTTGGCAATGTGCCGCCTGTCCTGCCCAGGCGGCACATTGCCGCGCGTCATTCCCGCGAAGGCGGGAATCCAGGTCTTCGTGCGGCGATGGATTCCCGCCTTCGCGGGAATGACAGCCATCACGATGAAAACCTATTTCCACGCCAAACCGGCCTTTTGCGCACGCCCCACATGCGCAGACAGCTATCAAAAAAAGAGTAACGAGCTTGCGCGCGAAGTTGGCCTCATCCCGCCTCCGTTCCAAAAGAAGAAGAAGAAGGCGCAGTCACCAGCCCCGGCTGCAGTTTCAGCCGCTGCGGGTGGGTGTAGCAGAGAAAGCGCTTGTTGGTGGCCCGGCCAATCGCGCACAGGCCCACCGATTGCGCCACCTGATGGCCCATCTGCGTGATGCCGCTGCGCGAAACGACGACCGGCACGCCCATTTGCGCCGACTTGATGACCATCTCGCTGGTCAGGCGGCCGGTGGTGTAGAAAACCTGGTTCGCATCACTGAAGGACGCGTTTTCGTTCATCCACATCCACCCGGCAATCGTGTCAATTGCGTTGTGCCGGCCCACATCCTCGACAAACAATAGCATCTCGGACTCCCCGGAAGCGGTCGAAAACAGCGCGCAGGCATGCACCGAGCCGGCCGACTTGTAGGTCGTTTCCTTGAGCCGGATGGTGTTGACCAGGCCGTAGAGCTGGCCTTGGGTGATGAATGCTTCGGCGGGCAGCCTGATGTTGTCCACCTCGTCCATCAGGCCGCCAAACACGCTGCCCTGCCCGCAGCCGGTCGTGACGACC
This DNA window, taken from Polaromonas hydrogenivorans, encodes the following:
- a CDS encoding formate dehydrogenase accessory sulfurtransferase FdhD, producing MTLPYLTQAQAPLTSEIEALNEFGELQKVSIPAERALTVYVDKRELVTLMTLGANPELLVLGYLRNQRLVREVADIESITVDWEVGAAAVKTRHGIEDIEAKTAQRVVTTGCGQGSVFGGLMDEVDNIRLPAEAFITQGQLYGLVNTIRLKETTYKSAGSVHACALFSTASGESEMLLFVEDVGRHNAIDTIAGWMWMNENASFSDANQVFYTTGRLTSEMVIKSAQMGVPVVVSRSGITQMGHQVAQSVGLCAIGRATNKRFLCYTHPQRLKLQPGLVTAPSSSSFGTEAG